The genomic DNA ttgcagccttattcaagtatacgggtggctgccccaaacctttttcctgtgTCGAAGCGTTTCATTTCACAATGTACAggtatgtataatataatataagtatGTTTCCCTGTTaagttttcctttataaatcccaatattTTGAGCattctcaagctttataaatgaggcccttgGACTGTTATCTCCTTTAGTAGTCCCATCTCCTGGCCCATTCCTTGAATTTATCTTTAAGCCTCGGGTATTTGCTCATTTTTCTGAATCCttcaaaacatttataaatgataaacagCTGCAGTGATGAGTATGCAGTTTTGTGAAATTGCCCCTAAAATTTTGTCTAGTATGTCATGTCACGTTGAAATGAGATTTTAATgtgtttgtgaagttttttttggaATAGAAAGCATGCATATCACTTCCTAAGGGTTATTCCACTGTCATTTCCCTCCGCTCCCCTCTACCACCGATCCCAAAGTTCCACAGCTCCTTCCACACGGGGCTCCACATGATGTCATTCCAATgcctgcctgcacattcacactgCCACTTCTGCCTTGGACCACTCATTTAGGAAGAGAGGTAACACCATCTGTGCTCAGTTTTCCCAGTTCCATAAgccgatccaagccaggatccttttTAAAAGGGTCAGCGGTGGCCACAAAACCAGACCAGGTGTGCTAATCACCAAGGATCTCACCTCTCGGATGACTTTGATTGTGCTACAGTATGatttccatccatcttccaagtCCACTTACACTGAGTAGGTTTGTAGAGAAGTTAGAGCATCAGGCACATGACAGGAACAATCCTTGACAGTCTTTGGCAtggcaaacaaacacacacacactcacacacacacacacacacacacatgcagaatcAAACACGCACGacagccaatttagcatcacagatccacataacctgcatatctttggtcTGTTGAAGAATACTGAAGCACCCAAAGGGAACACACATGAACACAAGGagggcatgcaaactccacgcaaggagtaCATGGAACATAAATTTCAGTCTGCTTACTGAGAAGCAGCAGAGTGACCACTGTGCTATCGTGCCACCTTCAGTATGATTTCAGTCAtttgctttgtcctgaacagggtcacaggggttgcTGGTGCCTATCACATATAGCACAGGGTACAAAGCATGAACAAACACTgccagggcgccagtccattgcagggcaaacacacagacacacacatttggtattgccaatccacctatcttgcaTGTatttggaggaaactggaacacccggaggaagcctactgtaggaggagaacaggcatcctgGGTGAGACGATGAAATATACactacctggacaggaggccagagCGACGAAGAAAGCATATTGGCCAGCGAACCAGAGAAATACCGTCATGTCTAGCCAGCAGGAGTTCTTCCATGCCCTgtatgctaggtggcagtggtcctcatatgggaGCCCAGTCAGGACACCCATAGGGATACTTGAGAATTGGAGTgaagaagtgcagccctgtcgggGTCCTTACATGTCGACAGAGGGTACTGTCGGAGGCGGACCTCCCTACTTTTCTTACGGCCCAGAAGTGTTTCCCAGAGGATATGACGTGGCAATGGAAACACCCCCGGGTCCGACATAAAAGGAAGCCCGTTGCCACACCTGGTTGAATCAGAGTTGGGTGGCAGTGGGCAACATTCagctggaggatggaaggaggaagaattgtttgatttgtgtttGATTTATTGTATACTTGTGACACATCATCTATGAAGGTGTATTGAGaaataaatatcctttattttattttgttaatgtgtGGTGTAGTGTTGGGTGTTTCATTTGGGGTTCTCTGGTGTCCCATTGTGGTTACACtgctcagacacggggagaacatgcaagctccatgcagggaggacttgggatgcaaaccctggtctccttactgtgaggcagcagtgctaccactgcgccaccgtgccacccacctcAGTATGATTTGAAATACACAACTAAGAAGGTGAAAGGTTTTAcctttttattagtattatttgtgGCTGCCTGACGAGCAGTAGGAGTCCCGCCCGAGGTTTTTATCTTTTCTGTCTCTTGTCCTAACATTCCCACCTTAAGTAAAACATTCTAAAGCTGAAACTCCACATACAACAATAAATAATGCTAttgaaaatgtaaaactaaaatcCGGTAATTCTGAGATTTTGATAACCCCTTCTTCTTGCAGACGTGCCGTTGACATGTAAAAAGGTGGCAAATGCTGTTTGGTTTTATTCACTTCTTTGACAGCAACACAGTGGGCAAGACATGATTTCATAGTTCACTTAAGTTatcctttaatttaattaaattcaaagaaaatgtaaaaatgttgatATGAAGATAAGATGAATAATTATCCACAGgtcattttgtttgggttggctgtacaAATTTCCTCGCGCACATGTGGGAACACGGTGGGTTCAGTTGCAGTTTACTCTCCAGTGAAGATGGTCCTGTGCTGATCTGCTCCTAGTCCATATTTACGATAACAAGATTAACTTTTAGTGTTATTGCAGCGCACCCCAGAGCTGCGGACTAGCAGCAGACCAAGACTGAGGCTAAGTGCTGGCGCAGTGGGCTTCTTAGAGTCGGAGAAGGGGAAAAAAGTTGTGTACTAAATTAGACCACCCATGAGCAGGTCTAACAGACGgaaaatgaattccatgcacagacAGTCCATTAAAGCACACATActatgtcattttaaaaatatggaaaccatgttttatatttatatttggactaaagtataGCATTGGAATGGCCCTATACAAATaacatgcattattatttattatagcgTGATACTCAATCAAACATAGTTAACTCAATACCATAGAAAAAGACAAGTGACACATGGAAATAGTTATATTGCATATATACAGCAGCCAtagcacctgcacttcagaagaggtcacccacctgaagctaagcatggtcaggcccggccagtacttggatggaagaccaagcAGTTCCtggggatcccaatgccccagtgcggtgacagggacactgtgcagtaaaaacagtgccatccttcagatgagacataaaactgaagtcctgattctctgtggtcataaaagatccctgggtaaaGAGTAAggtcctggtcattctggccccctaatcatccctcgatctctaattggctaactatctctcaccccttcaacaGATAATGTGcgatgagtgtactggcacaaaatggttCATCCAGGgagatggatgctacacatttgtggtggttgatatggctccccactcactatgagtagtgagaaaagtgctatatacagtaaatgtaaagaattattattatataagaaatagaaaaattcggtacaaaatacatttaaccattaatcttcagtaaaaaaaGAAGCACAGTTGGTATCCCTAATTAAGAAATCACTTGGCTGCCGGTTCAGAAAGTGTACCGATTAATTTTTCCATAATGTGCTCCTAACTCGAGTGTCTTGAAGATATCATTGCAGTTGTCCTCCAGGTCTGATATGAGATCTCTCACCATGTGTATGATGTCGAGCTTGTGCTCTACTGTGAAGTTTCCACTATGATGAAacattctttatgaatattgtccTGCCTCTGACTATGTATTTCATACACTTTGGAGACTGTtggattaatttggttattaggaATATTGCTGACAAGTTTTAAGtcttctgtattatctacatAATTGGGAAATTAGTTAAAGAGAGACAATTATGCACCAGATACAGTTCTACTAATGTGTACCTCTACTAGTGGTTACTTTCTATATAGGGATTTCAATGTGCTTCTGTATGCTCAAAGTGAATAACGTCTACAATATCAACAGCAACCCTCATTTCAATCTAAAGTTGCTTAAAGATTGCAACTAATTTTTATTACGTGTACACAAGGATGTACTTTTTGCATGTTTCACGTGCCTATAAGTTGAGAGGAATGTTTAGCAGCATGTCGGTAATTGAGAATGGGTGAGACACCATTAACATGCAATCAGACAGCCTGAGGAGAAACACAACACTAAAACAAGACTAGCTGCAGATtagttaacctccttagcattattgTTTATTCCAGGAAAAATGGGCCAAAAACATTGAAAATTTTACAACAAGACAAAAATGTTATCACGTGGAAGAGAAACAGGTAATAGCAAAACttcaacataaaaacagtaagaaaGGTATGTCAAGTGTCTACtgttgtactgatgcagatttaggaCACATCCTTCATGCTTTGAGACAGTCAAAACGCACAGCCTGATGTTGCAATCAGGACAGTAAAAGTGtgttatggtaactcatcaatattcatgagttggGCAGAACTTCCAACGGAACACACAATGACTAACAAAAAGCCAATAAGGCAGTtttatgaaaaactgaaattgaaTCATTGTTCATATCAAGTGATAGTGATGGCTATGTGATTTGGTCATCAGATGTGACACGAAAAGTGATAATATGGCACTGTATGATCGAACCACCATGATGTACCCGTTGGGGTtggaccccaaatctttttctttgtcttgtcattCTCTTCCACACtacaaaatgcattattacacATCAACCAAAGTGTGACTCGGGATTAACCGTAATTGCACAGAATTTCTAGCCCAAGTCATGCTCAGTGTTAGTGCCAAGGAGGATAAACTATGGACTGATCTTGTTCCACTGTCCACTGAGACAGCACTTAAACCTGTGGATCATCTCCTCTTAGTAACATATGATTGGTTTTAGTCTTGATCTACTGCTAGTATGGTACGGTCTCAGtaacactgcaactgacccagtGTGTCTGTGGTCATAGAGGTAAAGTTGTGACCTTAATCAATAAAAGTAAACATGGTCACTCTGCTCTCTGTTTGCCCCAAACAAGCGCAACAAGCAGTGATCCCCTTTGTATGTAATTCATGGAAGGTTTTCTGCACAATATGGAGACAGTGTTTTACCATAGTGGAGTTTTTAGgctgagaagttcaaaaatggaCAGACTAATGTTAAGCCTGAAATAGGAGTGGGACAGCCAACCACAACCACTACAGATGAGAATATCGAGCAAGTTCATACCGTGATTCTGATGAACCAATGAGATTTTCAACCTCTGGTACACCTTCAACCCATAAAAAGCAGATCACTACTCGCTGCTAACTAATCAAGTTGGAAACTGTAACATCATGACCACAGTCATATCATATTTCCAGATGTGCGCGAGGAAAGCTGTACAATCAACCCAAACAAAATTAGCACAGAAGTGCAGATAATTATTAACTTGTAGGTCTTCTGATATTTGTGTACCCCAACGCCCCCTAAATGCTCCCTAAATTAGAATCTTGTATTCAGGTTAGGAATCTTTCCCGAAAAGTATAAATagaccatttttttctttaaacaattcACCAAAAGCTTGCATTTACAAAATGGATCTTCCAGCCAATACATTAAATCATTCAAAACAGAGAGCTCTTTACAAGAAGcggcaacacaaaaaaaaaagtaagaaataagAGTCACACTAACATAAGTGAGGCTTTCATTTCAAACGTCGAGCATAAAGTCACAGGAACCCTTGAAAGCAACAGTATGAGAGTTTCTGTAAAGTgttgcatattttaaataaaaacgtgAAAACAGGCAAAGGGAGAAGTGGCCTGCTTTGGGTCCACATGCAGCATGCATAAGGTTTAGTAGAACTGGTAAAGGTTTTCGTATACGACAAAGGCATTTGCTGCGTAAGGCGCTATAAAATGACCAAGTGCTTCTGTATTTTTTTGGCCTCCTCAATTCAGAGTCATATGAAGTATAATAAAAGCATCCCAAAGTTGTTAAAAAGTTTTtggaaaatagaagaaaaaaatcataaatctgTGTATCGTAAAGCTTGCCATTTACCCCCTTTTAAGGCAATGATTTGAGAAAGCGTTTTCAGTGTTATGGCAGATCTCTGACTTtacaaaattcaaattaaaaaaaaaagattttcttctGACTATTTCCACATGGGCCTCTGTGTTTTAGGCGTGGGTGGAGTTCGACTCAGTTCTCTTCCCTGCGCAAAAGATCGCTCCGAAAAGCTGCTCCCTTTCCGCGAAGGCTCCCgtttgggaggaggaggagtctGACTGCGCTGCTCAACCCCGCTGCCAACTCGCATGCTCTGCACCCTCCTCAAGAAAAGAGGTGACTTTTCTCCATCTTGATGCACAGAAGTGGTCTTGCTAGCAGATTGCCTCAGAGGGCCGGTTCTTGTCAGGGTGGACTTTTTCGAAGGGGTAGGGGGATTCGAATCAGGGGCCAACTCCTTTTTGGTCCGTCGAGAGGAGGAGGCCACTGTATTCCTTGCAAACCTGGGCATGAAAGTTGCAGACTTATTACCAGATTGGTCCATTTTTGGAGATCTACCAGCCTCACATGCAGCTTGGTCTTGGGCCAAAGCCTTCATTGTGGCTCGACACATTTTTTCCTCCGGTTTGGGAATGTTTCGCACTGGCTTGGCACTGGGTTTTTTGACTGAGTTCTTACGTGGAGTAACCTCCTTGATCACCCTGGAGGAGGAACGTGCCGGTGATTCGCGATGGAACTTAAGACTTTCTGCAGGAAGACTTGCACGCCGAGGGGACCTAGGAGTGTGGTCAGCCTTTGCTGACAAATTACTCTTTTCTCGCTGGGGGCGTCTCATCTCAGCATTGCTGCTCTCCCTAACAGATAAACGTTCTGTTCTTTTTGTACTGGTTGCTGGACGGCTTGCCTTGGGGATGGGTACTACTTTTCGCATGTTCTGGCTTTCGGAAGGGTTCAGTGTCCTTACAGGTCTTGTGCCAGTAGCAGGGTGAGATCCATGGCCTTTTGACGATGCCTTCTCCTTACTCACTTTCTTCAATGCATTATCCTTCCTATCCACATTACCTGATTTTGAGGTCCTCGAGTCTCTCTGGTCCTCTGCATTGGATTGGGTGGCAGAGGGAACATTGCTTGATTCTGATGGAGAAATTTGATCTTTCGTGTTACTGGAATCCATAGTCTCTGTATCCATGCTCTCAGGAGCATCCACCTTGTCATCATTTGTCATTATCGGTTGTTCACCCTCTTCAGAGTAATCCAATGTTATGGAACAGTCAGTCTCCGTGCAGTCCACAATGTAAAACACTGGCCTCCTGCCTTCTAGTGGGGTGCCACAGGTGGTCGATGAAACATCCGTGCTGTGATTATCTTCCTCCTCCTTACGGGATGAAGATTTGGCGGTGGTTGAGTTCATATAATCATTATCCCtgtcatgaaactgaccagaaggATTCAAATTTGGGTCTGAGATACTGGTGGCCCTCATTTTGTCACCTATCATCTCAAGGTCTGCAATCCTATGGTTCCTTAAgcagttattgttattattgggCAGTGACATCGTGTCAAACGCTTGAAGCCCTGTGACTAAAGTGTGTCTTTCCACAGTAACGTTCATTTGGCTGCAGTTTGGAGCCGTTGTCTTTTGGGTGCTGTTTCTGCCTTGCTGCCAGCTATTGACAGTAACAGTTTGTTGGTTATTATTTCCACATGCATCTTCATCAGTCTTCCTTTCCTTGCCGTAACTAACAGAGGGAatttgaagttcattttcattctttttccaaTGATGAGTTGTTTGGTTTCTATTTAAGTTTGGGCTGAACTGACCTGCCATTTCTCGATTGTCGTTTTTATAATCTAGCCATGGAATGCTCTTCCTTGAATGATGCCCACGTGACCGGGGAAGGCTGTTGAATCTGACTGGCTCCGGGGAAGCGGAGACTTCAAGGAAACTTTGCAGCTCTCTGTCTGCCATCACAGCAAGTGAATGCCTGGAGCGCCTCACGCTGGAAGTACGAGAAAGAGGACTCTGAGGCCGTTGCTGTAGAAAATCGAGAAGTCCTTCCTTTGTGAGCATCTGCACATCATTTTCACTACTGCTCCTACCAAAGCAGCTGCTCCGTTCACCCGCAGCCCAGGAGTGACGCTTCTCTTCCAGTTCTCTCAGTCGCTTCTGCCGTGCGATTTCCTTCATTTCCCATTCCCAGTTGTCCTgcagaagaaaggaagaaatccAAAACAGAATTACAGACGCTGTTAATATAaaaagctcaaaaaaattaaaggaacacattgaaaacacatcagatctcaatgggaaaacaaatcctgctggctatctctactgatatggactgatatggtaatgtgttaggaaggaAAGGATAGAACAttgtttgatgaaaatgaaaatgatcaaccaacagagggctgaattcaaagacaccctgcaaatcaaagtaaaaaaatgatgcagcaggcaggcTCGTTCATTTGGATGAAATtccattgcagcaactccaaatcatactcagtagtttgtttggcTCCCACGTGCTTGAATGCATGTCTGACAATGTCTTAATGAGACgaaggatggtgtcctgggggatctcctcccagatctggaccagggcatcactgagctcctggacagtctgaggcgtcagatggactgaaacataatgtcacacccagaggtgttctattggattgaggtcaggcgagcagagcgtgggggccagtcaatggtatcagttccttcaccctctcgccacatgaggccgggcattgtcatgcaccaggaggaacccaggagccactgcactagcatagggtctgacaatgggt from Erpetoichthys calabaricus chromosome 5, fErpCal1.3, whole genome shotgun sequence includes the following:
- the fhdc1 gene encoding FH2 domain-containing protein 1, with the translated sequence MYVMNCLSLLSEPIHCDGEQTETVLMPGHPSVSETSIGVTPPPSSTPSAPLHLPPPPPLPPPPPGIPPPPPPPGIPPPPPPPLLPPGQGRADTGQFKKRRVRSFFWKTIPEEKVRGKPNIWTLASRRPHYQIDVRTIEELFGHQEDSKVVGISSGQGSRGSWTALQNGKEEVSILDSKRSMNVGILLKQLKKSSECIIEDIRLGRSEQYGADTLKELLKSLPEAEEVKSLQAFKGDVSKLTLVDSFIYHLIQVPSFALRIEAMVLKEEFLPSCSSLQNDISVIRAAIKELMSCEELHAVLHLVLQAGNIMNSGGYAGNAVGFKLSSLLKLADTRANKPGMNLLHFVALESQKREENLLGFPQKLLHVQNAARISVENIEAEFQSLSSRTKSIEKQIKEDTELLQQTEVFIQSAAKTLEELERQMKTMQMEGAALIDFFCEDKDTMKLDECFRIFQDFCLRFNKAVKDNWEWEMKEIARQKRLRELEEKRHSWAAGERSSCFGRSSSENDVQMLTKEGLLDFLQQRPQSPLSRTSSVRRSRHSLAVMADRELQSFLEVSASPEPVRFNSLPRSRGHHSRKSIPWLDYKNDNREMAGQFSPNLNRNQTTHHWKKNENELQIPSVSYGKERKTDEDACGNNNQQTVTVNSWQQGRNSTQKTTAPNCSQMNVTVERHTLVTGLQAFDTMSLPNNNNNCLRNHRIADLEMIGDKMRATSISDPNLNPSGQFHDRDNDYMNSTTAKSSSRKEEEDNHSTDVSSTTCGTPLEGRRPVFYIVDCTETDCSITLDYSEEGEQPIMTNDDKVDAPESMDTETMDSSNTKDQISPSESSNVPSATQSNAEDQRDSRTSKSGNVDRKDNALKKVSKEKASSKGHGSHPATGTRPVRTLNPSESQNMRKVVPIPKASRPATSTKRTERLSVRESSNAEMRRPQREKSNLSAKADHTPRSPRRASLPAESLKFHRESPARSSSRVIKEVTPRKNSVKKPSAKPVRNIPKPEEKMCRATMKALAQDQAACEAGRSPKMDQSGNKSATFMPRFARNTVASSSRRTKKELAPDSNPPTPSKKSTLTRTGPLRQSASKTTSVHQDGEKSPLFLRRVQSMRVGSGVEQRSQTPPPPKREPSRKGSSFSERSFAQGRELSRTPPTPKTQRPMWK